From the Halococcus salifodinae DSM 8989 genome, one window contains:
- a CDS encoding bacterio-opsin activator domain-containing protein, with product MSTISELSIGASAFALGETLEAIPEATFDIERVVAHETERVMPFVWATAPDRDALEAAFTDDSSVANVERLSDLDDEWLYRMEWVSQVQFVVHAITEEGATILNAQSEAGRWQLRVLFPDRDALSRSYTFCKDHDLDIDIETIYEMDNERHGRFGLTDDQSATLTAAFEHGFYEVPRGISVADLADELDISHQALSERFRRAHGTLIENSLVIGREREDESRAVPEM from the coding sequence ATGAGCACGATTTCCGAACTCTCGATCGGGGCGTCCGCGTTCGCGCTCGGCGAGACTCTCGAAGCGATCCCCGAGGCGACGTTCGACATCGAACGTGTCGTCGCCCACGAGACCGAGCGCGTCATGCCGTTCGTGTGGGCGACCGCCCCCGATCGTGACGCGCTCGAAGCTGCCTTCACCGACGATTCCAGCGTGGCCAACGTCGAGCGCCTCTCGGATCTCGACGACGAGTGGCTCTACCGGATGGAGTGGGTCTCCCAGGTCCAGTTCGTGGTCCACGCCATCACCGAGGAGGGCGCGACGATCCTGAACGCACAGTCGGAGGCCGGGCGCTGGCAGCTCCGTGTCCTGTTTCCCGACCGTGACGCGCTCTCGCGAAGCTACACCTTCTGCAAGGACCACGACCTCGACATCGACATCGAGACGATCTACGAGATGGACAACGAGCGCCACGGCCGGTTCGGGCTAACCGACGACCAGTCCGCGACGTTGACCGCGGCGTTCGAGCACGGGTTCTACGAGGTACCTCGAGGAATCTCGGTCGCTGATCTCGCCGACGAACTCGATATCTCCCACCAGGCGCTCTCCGAGCGGTTCCGCCGTGCGCACGGCACACTCATCGAGAACTCCCTCGTCATCGGTCGCGAGCGCGAGGACGAGTCGCGGGCTGTGCCCGAGATGTAG
- the dnaJ gene encoding molecular chaperone DnaJ, with protein sequence MSEDFYSVLGVSRDASDDEIQQAYRKKAAKYHPDVSDDPNADEKFKQAKQAKEVLTDDQKRQAYDQMGHERFEQAEKRGGFDGGGAGGAGGMGGMGGMGGMGGMGGMGGAGGMGGMGGGGGGLGDIFEQFFGGGAGGGGGRSGPRQGPDLRTDLAIELEEAHEGVEKQFTVARPETCPDCGGSGHPDSADAETCPECEGRGQTTQVQQTPLGRVQQTQTCRRCEGEGTLYSETCSTCTGDGQIRNEATLSVEVPPGIRDGQSLRMEREGAPGENSGPNGDLLIEISIRKHPDFDRDGDDLAHRAAISFPQATFGTTVEVPTLDGSVEMDIPSATQSGETFRLEGKGMPRLRRRGNGDLFVKVQVVTPEEMNEEQREALEAFAEAGGEEVEVAEGFFEKIKSSL encoded by the coding sequence ATGAGCGAGGACTTCTATTCGGTGCTCGGCGTCTCCCGTGACGCGAGCGACGACGAGATCCAGCAGGCCTACCGGAAGAAAGCTGCCAAGTACCATCCCGACGTCTCCGACGACCCGAACGCCGACGAGAAGTTCAAGCAGGCAAAGCAGGCAAAGGAGGTGCTGACCGACGACCAGAAGCGCCAGGCCTACGATCAGATGGGTCACGAACGCTTCGAGCAGGCCGAGAAACGCGGCGGGTTCGACGGCGGCGGTGCGGGTGGCGCTGGCGGCATGGGAGGGATGGGCGGCATGGGTGGCATGGGCGGCATGGGTGGCATGGGCGGTGCCGGTGGGATGGGAGGCATGGGCGGCGGAGGTGGCGGTCTCGGCGACATCTTCGAGCAGTTCTTCGGTGGCGGTGCGGGCGGCGGCGGCGGACGCAGCGGCCCGCGCCAGGGCCCCGACCTCCGGACCGACCTCGCGATCGAACTCGAAGAGGCCCACGAAGGGGTCGAAAAGCAGTTCACGGTCGCGCGACCCGAAACCTGTCCCGACTGTGGTGGCTCGGGCCACCCTGACAGCGCCGACGCCGAGACCTGCCCGGAGTGCGAGGGTCGCGGCCAGACCACCCAGGTCCAGCAGACTCCTCTTGGAAGAGTTCAGCAGACCCAGACCTGTCGGCGGTGTGAGGGTGAGGGGACCCTCTACTCCGAGACCTGTTCGACGTGTACCGGCGACGGCCAGATCCGCAACGAGGCGACCCTCTCGGTCGAGGTCCCGCCCGGAATCCGGGACGGCCAGAGCCTCCGGATGGAGCGCGAGGGTGCGCCCGGCGAAAACAGCGGACCCAACGGCGACCTCCTGATCGAGATCAGCATTCGCAAACATCCCGACTTCGACCGCGACGGCGACGATCTCGCCCACCGCGCCGCGATCTCGTTCCCGCAGGCCACCTTCGGCACCACTGTCGAGGTGCCCACGCTCGATGGGTCGGTCGAGATGGATATTCCATCCGCCACTCAAAGTGGAGAAACGTTCCGGCTCGAAGGCAAGGGGATGCCCCGGCTGCGCCGACGTGGCAACGGCGACCTCTTCGTGAAGGTCCAGGTCGTGACGCCCGAGGAGATGAACGAGGAGCAGCGCGAGGCGCTCGAAGCGTTCGCCGAGGCCGGCGGCGAGGAAGTCGAAGTCGCCGAAGGGTTCTTCGAGAAGATCAAGAGCTCCCTCTGA
- a CDS encoding aldo/keto reductase, whose product MSQEQRSPDSVPRANEMPMLGLGTWQNEDPEQCVESVRTALEMGYRHIDTAQAYGNEEAVGKGIDQADVPREDVFLATKVWKSSLNYDDVIHTTTESLDKLGVESVDLLYTHWPAEEYDAEDTLPAFAELKDRGDIDRIGVSNFEPEHLDTAREVLDGPIFANQVECHPLLPQDELRTYADDHDIELVAYSPLARGDVFEVDELTDIAAKHDASAAQISLAWLREKGVTAIPKATGEDHIEDNWGSLGVDLDDEDVATIDGIDRKDRKVDPDFAPW is encoded by the coding sequence ATGTCTCAAGAGCAACGCAGTCCCGACAGCGTCCCGCGCGCCAACGAGATGCCGATGCTCGGCCTCGGCACGTGGCAGAACGAAGACCCCGAGCAGTGCGTCGAGAGCGTCCGAACGGCGCTGGAAATGGGCTATCGACATATCGACACCGCCCAGGCGTACGGCAACGAGGAGGCCGTGGGCAAAGGGATCGACCAGGCGGACGTCCCGCGCGAGGACGTCTTCCTCGCGACGAAGGTCTGGAAGTCGAGCCTGAACTACGACGACGTGATCCACACCACGACCGAGAGCCTCGACAAACTCGGCGTCGAGTCGGTCGATCTCCTCTACACCCACTGGCCGGCCGAGGAGTACGACGCTGAGGACACCCTGCCGGCGTTCGCCGAGCTGAAGGACCGCGGCGACATCGACCGAATCGGCGTCTCGAACTTCGAGCCCGAGCATCTCGACACCGCACGCGAGGTACTCGACGGGCCGATCTTCGCGAACCAGGTCGAGTGCCATCCCCTCCTTCCCCAGGACGAGCTCCGCACGTACGCCGACGACCACGACATCGAACTCGTGGCGTACTCGCCGCTCGCGCGCGGCGACGTCTTCGAGGTCGACGAACTCACCGACATCGCCGCAAAACACGACGCCAGCGCGGCCCAGATCAGCCTCGCGTGGCTCCGCGAGAAGGGCGTCACCGCGATTCCGAAGGCCACGGGCGAGGACCACATCGAGGACAACTGGGGCTCGCTCGGCGTCGATCTCGACGATGAGGACGTCGCAACGATCGATGGGATCGACAGGAAAGACCGAAAGGTCGATCCCGACTTCGCTCCCTGGTAA
- a CDS encoding DUF7333 family protein, whose translation MEFDSTTTAIAFVALIAIGVGGLLVSGVMATGTVLMMVLPAMVVFGLLCLAIGTQYGQHRTSGR comes from the coding sequence ATGGAGTTCGATTCGACCACGACCGCCATCGCATTCGTCGCCCTCATCGCGATCGGCGTCGGTGGCCTGCTCGTCTCGGGCGTGATGGCGACCGGCACCGTGTTGATGATGGTCCTGCCCGCAATGGTCGTCTTCGGACTGCTCTGCCTCGCCATCGGCACCCAGTACGGCCAGCACCGAACGAGCGGGCGATAA
- a CDS encoding phosphoadenosine phosphosulfate reductase family protein produces MSDEFPDYLDVDYTDGEGEDPEDYPSIEDKLEKAIEVTKRGLEQYDNPAVMWTGGKDSTLTLYFIKEVAQRFDLEVPPAIFIDHYQHFDEIHDFVEKWADEWDLEVRYARNENVGEYVDEHGLEPGDDIPIEDLSEHNQHHVRNILEYEEDTFDFLLDTYVGNHLLKTVALNDALEEYGVDGVISGVRWDEQEARADETFFSPRHDPEIYPPHDRIQPILQFAERDVWDAFWNFAVPETVAEYPDEGYVPQSADDLPEGITNEDIPISPKYFAGFRSLGSEVSTEKADEDPAWLQDLEGTTERAGRAQDKEDLMERLRDLGYM; encoded by the coding sequence ATGTCCGACGAGTTCCCCGACTACCTCGACGTCGACTACACCGACGGCGAGGGCGAAGACCCCGAGGATTACCCGAGCATCGAGGACAAGCTCGAAAAGGCGATCGAGGTCACCAAGCGCGGCCTCGAACAGTACGACAACCCCGCAGTGATGTGGACCGGCGGGAAGGACTCGACGCTCACCCTCTATTTCATCAAGGAGGTCGCCCAGCGCTTCGATCTGGAGGTTCCGCCCGCGATCTTCATCGACCACTACCAGCACTTCGACGAGATCCACGACTTCGTCGAGAAGTGGGCCGACGAGTGGGACCTCGAGGTGCGCTACGCGCGCAACGAGAACGTCGGCGAATACGTCGACGAGCACGGCCTCGAACCCGGTGACGACATCCCCATCGAGGACCTCTCCGAGCACAACCAGCACCACGTCCGGAACATCCTCGAATACGAGGAGGACACCTTCGACTTCCTGCTCGACACCTACGTCGGCAACCACCTCCTGAAAACCGTGGCGCTCAACGACGCCCTCGAAGAGTACGGCGTCGACGGCGTCATCTCGGGCGTGCGCTGGGACGAACAGGAAGCCCGCGCCGACGAGACGTTCTTCAGCCCACGCCACGACCCCGAGATCTACCCGCCCCACGACCGCATCCAGCCGATCCTCCAGTTCGCCGAGCGCGACGTCTGGGACGCCTTCTGGAACTTCGCGGTGCCCGAGACCGTCGCGGAGTATCCCGACGAGGGGTACGTCCCCCAGAGCGCCGACGACCTGCCCGAAGGGATCACCAACGAGGATATCCCGATCAGTCCGAAGTACTTCGCTGGTTTCCGATCGCTCGGCAGTGAAGTGAGTACGGAGAAAGCCGACGAGGACCCCGCGTGGCTGCAAGACCTCGAAGGCACGACCGAGCGCGCGGGCCGCGCCCAGGACAAAGAGGACCTGATGGAGCGCCTGCGCGACCTCGGCTACATGTAG
- the panB gene encoding 3-methyl-2-oxobutanoate hydroxymethyltransferase, with protein MPTTVREFRSGTETPLTMLTAYDAPTAAACEAAGVDAILVGDSMGNATLGYDSTLPVTVDEVASRTGAVARATDEPLVIADMPFLSFGVDEAESLKNAGRMLKEEGAHAVKIESGSHTVELTERLADVGIPVMAHLGLTPQKVNQLGYSRQGTSQEAANEIARLAREHEDAGAFALVLEHVPANLAAGITDDLSIPTIGIGAGSDCDGQVLVANDVLGLGDHQPPFAAAFGDVRGEMERAVSGYVEAVEDGEFPAEEHSHVESDLDDLY; from the coding sequence ATGCCGACGACTGTGCGGGAGTTCCGTTCGGGGACCGAGACGCCGCTCACGATGTTGACCGCTTACGACGCGCCGACGGCGGCGGCCTGCGAGGCTGCGGGCGTCGACGCGATCCTCGTCGGCGACAGCATGGGCAACGCCACCTTGGGGTACGACTCGACGCTGCCCGTCACCGTCGATGAGGTCGCGAGCCGGACCGGCGCGGTCGCGCGCGCCACCGACGAGCCGCTCGTGATCGCCGACATGCCCTTCCTCAGTTTCGGTGTCGACGAAGCAGAGAGCCTCAAAAACGCCGGTCGAATGTTGAAGGAGGAGGGCGCGCATGCGGTCAAGATCGAGAGCGGGTCGCATACTGTGGAACTGACCGAACGACTCGCCGATGTCGGGATTCCGGTGATGGCCCACCTCGGCCTCACCCCACAGAAGGTGAACCAACTGGGGTACAGCCGCCAGGGAACGTCTCAGGAGGCCGCGAACGAGATCGCCCGTCTCGCGCGCGAGCACGAGGACGCCGGTGCGTTCGCGCTCGTGCTCGAACACGTCCCGGCGAACCTCGCGGCGGGGATCACCGACGATCTCTCGATCCCCACCATCGGGATCGGTGCTGGCTCCGACTGCGATGGCCAGGTGCTCGTCGCCAACGACGTGCTCGGGCTCGGCGACCACCAGCCACCCTTCGCCGCAGCGTTCGGTGACGTCCGCGGCGAGATGGAGCGGGCGGTGTCGGGCTACGTCGAGGCCGTCGAAGACGGCGAGTTCCCGGCCGAGGAGCACAGCCACGTCGAGTCGGATCTCGACGACCTGTACTGA
- a CDS encoding aldo/keto reductase, producing the protein MEYTTLGDTGMTVSKICLGCMSFGGSGGGEAFDWTVGEEQATEVIDRAIELGINFFDTANVYSDGESERILGNALGEYDRDEQVVATKVWGQMREDDPNSGGLSGKTIDQELENSLDRLGMDTVDLYQIHRWDPETPIEGTLGALDDAVRRGKTRYLGASSMWAHQFADALHTSDRLGFERFATMQNHYNLVYREEEREMLPLSRKENVGVIPWSPLAGGYLARPHEESDEMRDMTADRYDTPQSREINERVQELADEHDASMSQIGLAWLLHKDGVTAPIYGTSSVEHLEDAVEAVELDLSDSDVEYLEEPYEPMAVLGHE; encoded by the coding sequence GTGGAGTACACGACACTCGGCGATACGGGAATGACTGTGAGCAAGATCTGCCTTGGCTGTATGAGCTTCGGCGGGTCCGGGGGCGGCGAGGCGTTCGACTGGACCGTCGGCGAGGAGCAGGCGACCGAGGTCATCGACCGCGCGATCGAACTCGGGATCAACTTCTTCGACACGGCGAACGTCTACTCCGACGGGGAGTCCGAACGAATCCTCGGCAACGCCCTCGGCGAGTACGACCGCGACGAGCAGGTGGTCGCCACGAAGGTCTGGGGCCAGATGCGCGAGGACGACCCGAACTCGGGCGGGCTCTCGGGGAAGACGATCGATCAGGAACTCGAAAACAGCCTCGATAGGCTCGGGATGGACACGGTGGACCTCTATCAGATCCATCGGTGGGACCCCGAGACGCCGATCGAGGGGACTCTCGGGGCGCTCGACGATGCCGTTCGGCGGGGCAAAACCCGATATCTGGGCGCGAGTTCGATGTGGGCCCACCAGTTCGCGGACGCGCTCCACACGAGCGACCGCCTCGGCTTCGAGCGCTTCGCGACGATGCAGAACCACTACAACCTCGTCTACCGCGAGGAGGAGCGAGAGATGCTGCCGCTCTCCCGGAAGGAGAACGTCGGCGTGATTCCGTGGTCGCCGCTCGCGGGTGGCTATCTCGCCCGCCCGCACGAGGAAAGCGACGAGATGCGCGACATGACCGCGGATCGGTACGACACCCCGCAGAGTAGAGAAATCAACGAGCGCGTCCAGGAACTCGCCGACGAGCATGACGCCAGCATGAGCCAGATCGGTCTCGCGTGGCTGCTCCACAAGGATGGCGTGACCGCGCCGATCTACGGCACGTCGAGCGTCGAACATCTGGAAGACGCGGTCGAGGCGGTCGAACTCGATCTCTCGGATAGCGACGTCGAGTACCTCGAAGAGCCCTACGAGCCGATGGCCGTCCTCGGCCACGAGTAG